A window from Mesorhizobium sp. WSM2240 encodes these proteins:
- a CDS encoding AraC family transcriptional regulator, translating into MERMRAEPTFAARRRIGWKQGSVKLAEALYGGERRHRIALRRLSVTYAWLPPFEGASKTIPNRLEVVFSRHPKVAIELAGKTLDVDVEAGGFYVVGEEPTTLLKVPAFSDTLEIYPDAALLEAAAEEAGQSGFALRPTLGRSPAPRIAADGAMLSLAHVLRQACLGLRTLSPIEVSTLEHLLAIHVVGANPKRGSGRLASASMKRVLERIEDEIDHPLTLDDLAGEACLSAFHFARSFKRSTGLAPHRYVLARRIERAKQQLMTTGRSVEQIATSLGFENLHHFRRQFQAQFGTQPGALREVAWRSARISARRP; encoded by the coding sequence ATGGAGCGCATGCGCGCGGAGCCAACATTTGCGGCACGGCGGCGGATCGGGTGGAAACAGGGCTCGGTTAAGTTGGCCGAAGCCCTGTACGGAGGCGAACGGCGTCATCGCATCGCGCTGCGCCGCCTCAGTGTCACCTATGCGTGGCTGCCGCCCTTCGAAGGAGCGTCGAAAACGATCCCCAACAGGCTGGAGGTCGTGTTCTCGCGCCACCCGAAAGTAGCCATTGAACTGGCGGGCAAAACCCTGGACGTCGACGTGGAAGCCGGCGGCTTCTATGTGGTCGGGGAAGAGCCCACGACGCTCCTCAAGGTGCCGGCATTCAGCGACACGCTCGAAATCTATCCTGATGCGGCCCTTCTGGAGGCCGCTGCCGAGGAGGCCGGGCAATCCGGCTTCGCCCTGCGTCCGACACTCGGCCGGAGCCCGGCTCCCCGCATCGCGGCCGACGGCGCGATGCTGTCGCTCGCGCATGTGCTGCGGCAGGCCTGCTTGGGGCTGCGGACACTGTCGCCAATCGAGGTGAGCACGCTGGAGCACCTTCTGGCTATCCATGTCGTCGGCGCCAATCCGAAGCGCGGCAGCGGCAGGCTGGCCTCGGCATCCATGAAGCGCGTTCTGGAACGGATCGAAGATGAGATCGACCATCCACTGACCCTGGACGATCTTGCTGGCGAGGCTTGCCTAAGCGCCTTCCATTTCGCCCGCTCGTTCAAGCGGTCCACCGGCCTGGCGCCGCACAGATATGTCCTTGCGCGCAGGATCGAGCGCGCCAAGCAGCAGTTGATGACGACCGGCCGTAGCGTGGAACAGATTGCCACCTCGCTCGGCTTTGAGAATCTGCACCACTTCCGCCGGCAGTTCCAGGCGCAGTTCGGCACACAGCCCGGGGCGTTGCGGGAGGTAGCATGGCGATCGGCCCGGATCAGCGCGCGCCGACCCTGA
- a CDS encoding GNAT family N-acetyltransferase: MQTRNLGIRLEKRGHRGRYVLEMPEGDPAELTYVESGPDHIIIDHTWVPPAYRGRGVAERLVVRAVEDARASGTKITPLCRFVAVEFRRHKDWADLLK, translated from the coding sequence ATGCAGACGAGGAATTTGGGCATAAGGCTGGAAAAGCGCGGCCACCGGGGCCGCTACGTGCTCGAAATGCCTGAGGGCGATCCGGCCGAACTCACTTATGTCGAGAGCGGGCCAGACCACATCATCATCGATCACACCTGGGTGCCGCCTGCATACAGGGGGCGGGGTGTGGCGGAACGCCTGGTGGTGCGAGCGGTCGAGGACGCGCGCGCTTCAGGCACGAAGATCACGCCGCTCTGCCGGTTTGTGGCTGTCGAATTCCGCCGCCACAAGGATTGGGCCGATTTGCTGAAGTAG
- a CDS encoding GNAT family N-acetyltransferase: MTDTLPEIRLEDTGSKGRYFIRSAAGDEAEMTFSKAGEHLIIIDHTEVPEAFRGQGAGLRLVARAVEDMRAAGKKIIPLCPFANAQFRKHAEWADVLKG; the protein is encoded by the coding sequence ATGACCGACACGCTGCCCGAAATCCGGCTGGAAGACACCGGCTCGAAAGGACGATATTTTATCCGCTCGGCTGCCGGCGACGAAGCCGAGATGACCTTCAGCAAGGCCGGCGAGCATTTGATCATCATCGACCACACCGAGGTTCCGGAAGCATTTCGCGGGCAGGGCGCGGGGCTGAGGCTCGTCGCCCGCGCTGTCGAAGACATGCGCGCGGCCGGCAAGAAGATCATCCCGCTCTGCCCCTTCGCCAACGCCCAGTTCCGCAAGCATGCCGAATGGGCGGACGTGCTGAAAGGCTGA
- a CDS encoding alpha/beta hydrolase, whose translation MSADTYIYRAIAGAPGAPLLFLFHGTGGDENQLVSLGQETLRGASIISPRGDVSEYGAARFFRRTGEGVYDMEDLALRTSRMAEFVRAHIEAQAPSAVLGLGYSNGANILASTVFLQPHLFDAVVLMHPLIPFEPQVKGSLAGKRILITAGRRDPICPPNLTSRLDAHLRSAGADVTLHWHEGGHEIRPDEIASARHFLAHIQEQS comes from the coding sequence ATGTCCGCAGACACCTACATCTATAGGGCCATAGCCGGCGCGCCTGGCGCGCCACTGCTGTTCCTCTTTCATGGCACCGGTGGAGACGAGAACCAACTCGTCTCTCTCGGACAGGAGACGCTGCGCGGCGCGTCGATTATCTCGCCGCGCGGCGACGTCTCGGAATATGGCGCGGCGCGATTCTTCCGGCGCACCGGCGAGGGCGTCTACGACATGGAAGACCTCGCGCTGCGCACCAGCAGGATGGCGGAATTCGTCCGGGCGCATATCGAGGCTCAAGCGCCATCAGCCGTGCTCGGCCTCGGCTATTCCAACGGCGCGAACATTCTTGCCTCGACGGTCTTTCTCCAGCCGCATCTGTTCGATGCCGTCGTGCTCATGCATCCGCTGATCCCGTTCGAGCCGCAGGTGAAGGGCAGTCTGGCGGGAAAGCGCATCCTGATCACCGCCGGCCGCCGCGACCCGATCTGCCCGCCCAACCTCACATCCCGGCTCGATGCGCATTTGCGGTCGGCCGGGGCCGATGTCACACTCCACTGGCACGAGGGCGGACACGAGATCCGGCCGGATGAAATCGCATCCGCCAGGCATTTTCTTGCGCACATACAGGAGCAATCATGA